The sequence ACAAGAAAAGATATAAAATGTTTAGTGTTTCTTCCAGTCTCCTCCTACGTCTATCCTCAAcccattatatttataatacttATACTTCATTTGGTCCCATATCCAAATCATAATTTATTTGCTattgttatttaaatataaaactatagaaTATGTTTtgctaaattttatttaaacccCAAGGGATCGATCTCTATCAAAGTTATACCTAACTTCCGTATAATTTTAATGAACACTTCAATAATGTGCATGTTTTACTTTTGTAAGAAATCCAGCTTGCAATATTGCATGGTGTAGAATTAAGCGTGTCAGTATGAAATACAATACGTATGCCAGTGCCCAGTATAATATAAAGAATCCCCTATATCAATAAtcttatccttttttttttttgctaaaccaATAATCTTATCCTTGCATCgaaaaaatttatctaaatagTTAGCAAACCGAAATAGTAATAAAAGACCACATGCGCGTCATAGTGCGATTGCTTTGCATCCCCTTTTACAATctcaaataacaatttaaaacaATGTTAGATGCTAGCTAGCTCTCATTATAAATTTGTGGTGCAACATGtcatttgtctttttttcttcatccaaatatttgttcttcttcgtttttggtTCTATAACTTTCAGTGACGATTAAAAACACAAGAggggttatatatatatttttttatgtcgTCATTTCcactagaaaataataaattatcctTTTGTGATTACAAATAAACCAGCCACTcttttcgtaaaattaaaatatgcatTGTGTATGAAGGTGGTCCAGTTTAATGGGTCATACGAGGACCACTTAGTTCATCCGTTCATCCAACGTACTAGAGTTTTGTATCAatttgtaaactttttttttgccgcaacaacaacaatcattgGAGAATATTTGTAGAATGAGAAAATATTTGTagaattaattatttactcaTTCAGTTTACAAAGCTACGATAATTCAAATGTTGGCTGTATAGTGtatgtgcaaaaaaaaaattagatgcaTTTTACCTAAAACCTACAGTTTAAGAGTTTCGCATCAATTCTAGCTTGGAAACATCACTGCTTACGAACTATAGGAATgaaaatgaatccgaatatgattatatatacatttaactAATGTGTAATGTAGGCCTTTCTTTATATAGAAGTCGTAAAGCTCTTTACgattattttattacaaaatagcAATGGACAATAATCATGTCGAATAAGCACTAGTCCCATTAAAGTGGGAGCTAGTAAGCATCCATCACCAGTTCAACTCGTATCAATTTATCACATTTTAATCAATATAACACTATATTTTTAATTCCTCATCGAGAAAGCATTGTACCACTTTAGCTACGTCTTATCGCAAATGGTGGATATTTCTTTtgcaattttataaaatattgatcACAACTCAATGTACAACTCATTACTCAAATATAAAACGATAGAAAAGTACTGAGCATTTTATATacacaatattttatgttttagctGATTGTGAGAGTATAAACAATTAAGAAAAATGTAACGGCCTAATAGTAAGGTTTaagaacatttaaaaagttctatctaatctttcatttttattttataagttaaaatgatattatattttttggtttcaTTGGAAAATTTAATGAATAGGCTACTCCATGGCTAAAGCGCAGCCATTTCCTAACTGAGAAGAAAACAAGCGTGTAGGCTTTAGCCAGCAGATGAAACTACCAATGTATGTTCTCTATATAGAGCTAAGGAGGGATCATCTTGAGGAAAGCTGACTACAAACTAGAAGAAAAAGGAGAGCTGAAGTGCTGAACGAAGGAGGCCAAACCATTTGTGATGTGAAAACAATATTGGTCGAAGTCGCAGCAACATACGCCAATGTTGTAACGAGTTTTTTGTATACTTTGATTCAGTTAAATCTGATTGTAAaaagtatttcaaaaaaaaaactgttgaaGCATAGTTCAAACTTCCTCTTATTTCAAGTCCTACATAGGAAATTTTCgtttttgctcaaaaaaaacaTAGGAAATTCTCGTTAAAACTCAAAAAGTATAACTATAGTCCAAAACGTTACAAAAAAAAGGTCTGATGACATGTCTTTAAAACCTTAAGAGAAACCGACCAACCACTTGTCTCCCTCCTACGTCATGGTCCCTTTGAACCAGCATATCGATTACCATTATTACCTGCGACCACCACCAGCAGGCTTCCTAGCCGGAGCAGTGTCCTCATCATCTGATTCCACGTCACCGTACTGCCAGATCCCAGTCCTAGCCTTGCGAGCTTCCTCCTGGaacttctccaaagcatcaAGAGCAGCTTGCTTGTCCTTGTGCTCAAATCTCCTACGTTTCTCCATTTTCGCTATTCCTTCCtgtgttcatcatcatcatcatcatcagaaacaCATATTATTGGAAATACTCTATAGAGACAAAGGTGTGAGAGGAAACCTACCTGAAGCATTGCAGCGTTGACAGAGATCTCTTCATCAGCAGCAATGAGAGTGACAGCAAGTTCAGTTCCAGTGCCTTGGCCTTTGACTTTACCACCAGACGTGTCTCTTTCCTCTATCACTGCCTTGAACTCTTTACCACTTCCAAGCGTCACGGTATGCAAATACTCTCCAGCTTCAGGACCAAAGTCTTCCTCCAAGCTTGGAACCTTTATGTAGGCAAGTCTGCATAGCTGAGCTAGCCCTGGTGCTGAGGACACAGAAGGATCAACTGGTCGGATTGCGCTGTAAGGGACTAACTCTTGGTTTCCATAATCTATGTAGAACACTTCAAGCTTCTCATCTGGTGACTGAATAGCTTCTCGGGGTGCACTCACAATCTGGAGATGAAGGTATCAAGATTAAATGAATAAGTAGCACAGAAACTAAGAAAGTGGACTAGACTTACTAGGCCTGCGggtttggttagtttaggtagTTCGGTTCGGAAGTTAAACATAAATCTTACCGAATTAACCCGAAATAAAATTCGATTCGGTTCAGTacttggttagttcggtttttgAAAAATTCTACCGAAgtcttttattttggtttaattttgttataattttggataaatttagttaaatttggttatttcagttcaaaatttggttaattcggtttgggtttttggtatggtttaggtataattttttattaagaagaaaaccaaaataaccgtttaccgaaccgaaaaccgaattttttttagaaaacctaCCAAACTTACCgaaatttcggttcggttcggttaaaaATCTCAGGCCTAAGACTTACCATTGCACGGTTCCAGGAGTTGTCAAGGCTAAACTGTGCAAGCACAATGTCACCTCTCTTGGGGTTAAAGGATCCAATGATTGGAGCATCTTTAACACTCAGAGAAGCAAGCTGGTTCTGAATAGAAGCTATCCTCTGATCTCCAACAGATTGAACATAGAACCGACCACCTCCAAGTACTTCTGTAACAGCAACCTTCAAAGTCTCCTTCTGCCTAGTCTCCACGGTTGTACTTCCGTTTGAGACTTCTTGTCCTTCAACATAATTTTCCCAAATctgcaaaaagatcaaaaaaaaaaaaaacagtttagcAAACATAATCTATGAACCAAAAGCATGTATTATACTAATGTCACCTTCAGTTTCTGATTCTTAGCAGTTCTCTCTGCCTGCTCAAGAATATGCGCTTCAACAATCCTGTCTGCACCAAAGCTAGTCTGCATCTTGGCTAAACCAGCTTCAAGCAGAACCGTCGCCACGTTTGTCCTCCCCTCCCACATTGATCCTAGGAAAGTACCGGTTCTATCCACCGTTTCAACTTCAATCTATGTAAAGTTTATAACAAACTATTAGCAAAAGAATAGAGAAAAATTAAATGTAAGTTTAGATTTGTTTAGCTTACCTCAACATCCCTCTGCATGATCCTACGCCTCATCACAGAGATAGCTTCATCCGAGAAAGGCTCTCCACGTCCAGGGCATCTAACACCAGAGAACGCAAAGGCAATGCTACACGTCAGCTTTGGAATATAAAGCTTACACCGATGTCCACTCAGTACATATTCCACAACAGCAGGTATCCTCCTGATCCTCTGAAGCGACGGCAAGAAATCTTTAGCTTTCTTGGCCGCGGCCACGGTTAAGTCAGTGATGTGCATGGCTGGAGCCTCTTTAGCAGAATGGATTCCTTTCTTTCCAGAGAGAGCGCGAGATTCAGCAGCGAGAAGAGCATCGTAATGGTTTGACCTCTCTTCAAAGTCTCTGTGTCTGACCACGTTTCCGAAACCACGTGACAGGAGAAGCTCAGCGATGTTGACTCCAGCTGGCTGAGTGCCGGAGATGGCTGATGCAGTAGCTACTTCCTCGGTGTCGCCTTTGGAGGGAGATGGAATGAACACTGAGCCGAAGTCCATTATCCTATCTGCAGTTGTGGTAGCACCTTCTGCTGGTGTGACTTTTCTTGAGTATTCCATTTGAACAATGACCTGTGTAAAGGCAAATGAATACCATATGATAATGCATCAAGACTAAATAACCGATCAAATTCTGAACCGGACTAACTGAAATAACTAAGCTTAACCAattcttttgaattttaaccaagtttttttttgtttttttggaacTCCAATAGGCAATAACcaagttaaaacaaaaaaaattaactgaaTGAAAAAACTTCGGTTAAGTTTGATAGAAATTTCTGAAACCttaaaccgaactaaccaaaatccgaaccgaacttaaccaaaaaaattcaaattttaaccaATTTAAAACCGAAATTTAACCAATTTAAAACCGAAATTTAACCAAATGTAAAAAACTAACCAAATGTAGAAACTTCAGTTAAGTTTGATAGGAAATTTTGAAACCGATCTAACCGAAAACCGATTTTTTGTGTACAATTCGGCCAAACCGAACTActcgacccaaaaaaaaaacgaattaacCAAAACCGCATGCCTAATTAAGAGAATTGGAGAAAAATGAATTAAGCTTTTCTAGTATTACTCTTCAAGTTGGAATTGATAAATTAAACTTTCTATTCATAGTCAGAAAGGACCTAGttatctaaaatgaatctttattatatggttatctAAACCAAGATAACAAACCGAATGCATATAGTCTTAACACAATACCTGTTTGCCAATAAGCCTTTGCCTCAGAAACTCTCTAGCTTCCCTAGCATAAGGAGCTGGCTTCTCCTCTCTACGTGGGTTACCCATTTTAGGACATCTGATACTCGAAAGATTGACACGTCTCTCTGCAGCCGGGCTCCCGTATGGGATAGCATCATCAGCAACTACAACACAGTCTCCACTCACCACTTCCACTACCTAAAAAGATAAGATAGAACCAATCACTTAAACAAGCAAAAGATAGAGACAAGACAGTAATTAAACAGGAATTTATGTTTACCTTTCCGGTAAAGTTCTGGTCATGAAGTGCCTTAGAGTTTGTAGCTGGAGGAACATAGCTTGCCCACATCTTCACACGATCTTTCTTGCATTGGAGTTCAGCAGCTTTCAGCTTCCTCTTGGCTTCTTCCTCCATCATGTTAGCACTCCATTCAACGTATTTAGCAAGACCCTAAGTAAAAGTCATTAAGTTTGTTAGcaacatataataataataacaacatTGCTTAAAATTATAAGCACATACATTTTCAACGAGCTCCAAACCCAAGTCTTTAACTACTTCTCCATCAGAGTAATGGACTGAACCAATCAGGTTGTTGAACTTGTCAACACCTTCAAGAACAATCCGAACCTGCAAAATTcaacataaaaattaagatcaatccaaatgcaaaaaatacaaataaacatGAAGAAAACTTACATCTCTGCTAAGAACACGATGCTCGGTGAAGTACTTGGCCTCAGCTCCAAATGGATCAGCAGAAACCTCACCGGAAGATGCTGCAGAGGCAGCAAGTCTCTGAGCTGACGTCAGAGGACCTCTTGACTCACCCGAGGCATCTCCATTGTTAGACTCATCAGGAACCGTCTCAACAACGTTTCCGTTTGTGTTTCTTCTTCCCATTGATGGAGACtaacattaaaagaaaaatttctgACTGACTTTGTTGCATGATTTGCAtcttaaatgtttaaaaatgtcAAGTTTAATCACTCACCTGGATTCCAGCAACAAAGACTTGCACAAACTGGAACTCTGGAAGGAGATAAACACGAATAGTACTCCCATCGCGTACTTGCACAAACTGGAACTCTGGAAGGAGATAAACACGAATAGTACTCCCATCGCGTACTTGCTCCACAACACCTTCCATAGGCTTGCCTTTGTTAGCAGCTAGAAGCCCCATTGCATCAAAGCCTCCAGCATCTCCAATGGCAGAAGGAGGAAGGTCTCTGATAGATGCCTCAGCAGCACCAGGAACCTGGTAAAatccataataaaattaatttaaaaaactaaaagattTGGAGAATGTAAGTAAggaagagagtgagagagactAACCTTGCTGAAACAACCAAAGCCTTCTTGCTTAGCCTGCTCTTGGAGCTGTAGCAGCTCTACAATGTAAGGACTAACTTTGCCCTGACTCTGCTGACCTTGCTCCCTAACCTTTGCCCAACCATTTTGAACAACAACCTTTGCTAGATTCTGGTTACCGAGGAAGACAGAACCAAACTCTCTTCCAGCAATAGCTTCCACTTTGTAATCCACTTTGAAAGCAACTTCCTgttcaaataacaaaaaaaaaaaagtaaaatgagaaaaaatgtTGTCAGTCATAATACCTATAATGTGTACAATTggcagtgttctaaaaatcggtctagacgGCAAATCAATAATCCCCTATAAAGGGCCTAATTGCCGCCTatcgatttcttgaacattgacAAATTAGTAGAAGGATTTAGACTTTTGGCACCTTTCCAATTTAGGAAACTCTTTGCTTTCCCATGCAAAAGtaagatgagaaaaatattttcaatcatAACACCTATATTGTGTACAATTGggagtgttctaaaaa is a genomic window of Brassica napus cultivar Da-Ae chromosome A2, Da-Ae, whole genome shotgun sequence containing:
- the LOC106380503 gene encoding ribonuclease TUDOR 1 isoform X3 — translated: MASATENQWLKGRVKAVTSGDCLVITALTHNRPGAPPEKTITLSSLMAPKMARRGGKDEPFAWESKEFLRKLCIGKEVAFKVDYKVEAIAGREFGSVFLGNQNLAKVVVQNGWAKVREQGQQSQGKVSPYIVELLQLQEQAKQEGFGCFSKVPGAAEASIRDLPPSAIGDAGGFDAMGLLAANKGKPMEGVVEQVRDGSTIRVYLLPEFQFVQVFVAGIQSPSMGRRNTNGNVVETVPDESNNGDASGESRGPLTSAQRLAASAASSGEVSADPFGAEAKYFTEHRVLSRDVRIVLEGVDKFNNLIGSVHYSDGEVVKDLGLELVENGLAKYVEWSANMMEEEAKRKLKAAELQCKKDRVKMWASYVPPATNSKALHDQNFTGKVVEVVSGDCVVVADDAIPYGSPAAERRVNLSSIRCPKMGNPRREEKPAPYAREAREFLRQRLIGKQVIVQMEYSRKVTPAEGATTTADRIMDFGSVFIPSPSKGDTEEVATASAISGTQPAGVNIAELLLSRGFGNVVRHRDFEERSNHYDALLAAESRALSGKKGIHSAKEAPAMHITDLTVAAAKKAKDFLPSLQRIRRIPAVVEYVLSGHRCKLYIPKLTCSIAFAFSGVRCPGRGEPFSDEAISVMRRRIMQRDVEIEVETVDRTGTFLGSMWEGRTNVATVLLEAGLAKMQTSFGADRIVEAHILEQAERTAKNQKLKIWENYVEGQEVSNGSTTVETRQKETLKVAVTEVLGGGRFYVQSVGDQRIASIQNQLASLSVKDAPIIGSFNPKRGDIVLAQFSLDNSWNRAMIVSAPREAIQSPDEKLEVFYIDYGNQELVPYSAIRPVDPSVSSAPGLAQLCRLAYIKVPSLEEDFGPEAGEYLHTVTLGSGKEFKAVIEERDTSGGKVKGQGTGTELAVTLIAADEEISVNAAMLQEGIAKMEKRRRFEHKDKQAALDALEKFQEEARKARTGIWQYGDVESDDEDTAPARKPAGGGRR
- the LOC106380503 gene encoding ribonuclease TUDOR 1 isoform X2, with protein sequence MASATENQWLKGRVKAVTSGDCLVITALTHNRPGAPPEKTITLSSLMAPKMARRGGKDEPFAWESKEFLRKLCIGKEVAFKVDYKVEAIAGREFGSVFLGNQNLAKVVVQNGWAKVREQGQQSQGKVSPYIVELLQLQEQAKQEGFGCFSKVPGAAEASIRDLPPSAIGDAGGFDAMGLLAANKGKPMEGVVEQVRDGSTIRVYLLPEFQFVQVFVAGIQSPSMGRRNTNGNVVETVPDESNNGDASGESRGPLTSAQRLAASAASSGEVSADPFGAEAKYFTEHRVLSRDVRIVLEGVDKFNNLIGSVHYSDGEVVKDLGLELVENGLAKYVEWSANMMEEEAKRKLKAAELQCKKDRVKMWASYVPPATNSKALHDQNFTGKVVEVVSGDCVVVADDAIPYGSPAAERRVNLSSIRCPKMGNPRREEKPAPYAREAREFLRQRLIGKQVIVQMEYSRKVTPAEGATTTADRIMDFGSVFIPSPSKGDTEEVATASAISGTQPAGVNIAELLLSRGFGNVVRHRDFEERSNHYDALLAAESRALSGKKGIHSAKEAPAMHITDLTVAAAKKAKDFLPSLQRIRRIPAVVEYVLSGHRCKLYIPKLTCSIAFAFSGVRCPGRGEPFSDEAISVMRRRIMQRDVEIEVETVDRTGTFLGSMWEGRTNVATVLLEAGLAKMQTSFGADRIVEAHILEQAERTAKNQKLKIWENYVEGQEVSNGSTTVETRQKETLKVAVTEVLGGGRFYVQSVGDQRIASIQNQLASLSVKDAPIIGSFNPKRGDIVLAQFSLDNSWNRAMIVSAPREAIQSPDEKLEVFYIDYGNQELVPYSAIRPVDPSVSSAPGLAQLCRLAYIKVPSLEEDFGPEAGEYLHTVTLGSGKEFKAVIEERDTSGGKVKGQGTGTELAVTLIAADEEISVNAAMLQEGIAKMEKRRRFEHKDKQAALDALEKFQEEARKARTGIWQYGDVESDDEDTAPARKPAGGGRR
- the LOC106380503 gene encoding ribonuclease TUDOR 1 isoform X1 — its product is MASATENQWLKGRVKAVTSGDCLVITALTHNRPGAPPEKTITLSSLMAPKMARRGGKDEPFAWESKEFLRKLCIGKEVAFKVDYKVEAIAGREFGSVFLGNQNLAKVVVQNGWAKVREQGQQSQGKVSPYIVELLQLQEQAKQEGFGCFSKVPGAAEASIRDLPPSAIGDAGGFDAMGLLAANKGKPMEGVVEQVRDGSTIRVYLLPEFQFVQVFVAGIQSPSMGRRNTNGNVVETVPDESNNGDASGESRGPLTSAQRLAASAASSGEVSADPFGAEAKYFTEHRVLSRDVRIVLEGVDKFNNLIGSVHYSDGEVVKDLGLELVENGLAKYVEWSANMMEEEAKRKLKAAELQCKKDRVKMWASYVPPATNSKALHDQNFTGKVVEVVSGDCVVVADDAIPYGSPAAERRVNLSSIRCPKMGNPRREEKPAPYAREAREFLRQRLIGKQVIVQMEYSRKVTPAEGATTTADRIMDFGSVFIPSPSKGDTEEVATASAISGTQPAGVNIAELLLSRGFGNVVRHRDFEERSNHYDALLAAESRALSGKKGIHSAKEAPAMHITDLTVAAAKKAKDFLPSLQRIRRIPAVVEYVLSGHRCKLYIPKLTCSIAFAFSGVRCPGRGEPFSDEAISVMRRRIMQRDVEIEVETVDRTGTFLGSMWEGRTNVATVLLEAGLAKMQTSFGADRIVEAHILEQAERTAKNQKLKIWENYVEGQEVSNGSTTVETRQKETLKVAVTEVLGGGRFYVQSVGDQRIASIQNQLASLSVKDAPIIGSFNPKRGDIVLAQFSLDNSWNRAMIVSAPREAIQSPDEKLEVFYIDYGNQELVPYSAIRPVDPSVSSAPGLAQLCRLAYIKVPSLEEDFGPEAGEYLHTVTLGSGKEFKAVIEERDTSGGKVKGQGTGTELAVTLIAADEEISVNAAMLQEGIAKMEKRRRFEHKDKQAALDALEKFQEEARKARTGIWQYGDVESDDEDTAPARKPAGGGRR